The following coding sequences lie in one Vicia villosa cultivar HV-30 ecotype Madison, WI unplaced genomic scaffold, Vvil1.0 ctg.002029F_1_1, whole genome shotgun sequence genomic window:
- the LOC131637567 gene encoding uncharacterized protein LOC131637567 produces the protein MEQIRENLNEMRTEMRTNMGQFMEAIQTLALRQEELRQVLQRPATDGNITPGEGLVNQNVRNVVETTIPAQENAHHENNLKPEAFRFPNNETDKRFHLLEKRLKAIEGRDSVDLDADGLCLVPGVKIPVKFRVPNFEKYKGTTCPLTHVKAFCNKMAPYAENDKLLMHFFQDSLSGTSLEWYTQLERTHVRTWKELAEAFVKRYKHNSDLASTRIQLQALTQRNDESFREYARRWRELAARVQPPLLEQELMGMFKDMLEGPYYQGLIGASDFAELVVAGERIENGLRNGNIQDVDDLFEFPRRVDGRASVIPEYEEESLNHPLDQISRNEMEAIISIQDDPQVCATALSHPPIQFVQREPVLHDQAAQYAPPWRNHQQNRHQQGRQRRRRPKRVYDAIPMTHDELLSEFLKLSLVEPKQLDPVSFPYPEGFDPNVSCGYHAGAPGHLTEDCQPFRDKVQDLIDAKAIAFTPESHN, from the coding sequence ATGGAACAAATCCGTGAAAACTTGaatgagatgaggacagaaatgaGGACTAACATGGGTCAGTTTATGGAGGCTATTCAAACCCTTGCTCTTAGACAAGAAGAGTTGAGACAGGTTCTTCAGAGGCCAGCTACAGACGGTAATATCACCCCAGGAGAAGGTCTTGTGAATCAGAATGTCAGAAATGTTGTTGAAACTACTATTCCTGCTCAGGAGAATGCACATCATGAGAACAACTTAAAACCTGAAGCCTTCAGGTTCCCGAATAATGAaactgacaaaaggttccacctcttggagaaaaggttgaaagctaTAGAAGGTCGtgactctgttgatttagatgcTGATGGGTTGTGCCTAGTCCCTGGTGTCAAGATTCCTGTTAAGTTCAGAGTCCCTAACTTCGAGAAGTACAAGGGAACCACTTGTCCGTTGACTCACGTGAAAGCATTTTGTAACAAAATGGCTCCTTATGCTGAGAATGACAAGCTAttgatgcatttctttcaggacaGCCTCAGTGGTACATCCCTCGAGTGGTACACTCAACTTGAACGAACTCATGTCCGAACTTGGAAAGAATTAGCAGAAGCGTTTGTCAAGCGTTACAAGCACAACAGTGACCTGGCTTCGACCAGAATTCAActccaagctttgactcagaGAAATGATGAGTCTTTTAGAGAGTATGCCCGAAGATGGAGAGAACTGGCTGCCAGAGTTCAACCTCCACTATTAGAACAAGAGCTCATGGGTATGTTCAAAGATATGTTGGAAGGTCCATACTACCAAGGCTTGATTGGTGCTTCTGACTTTGCAGAATTGGTTGTCGCCGGCGAACGAATTGAGAACGGTCTTAGGAATGGTAATATCCAAGATGTTGATGATCTTTTTGAATTCCCCAGGCGTGTGGATGGAAGAGCCAGTGTAATTCCTGAGTATGAAGAGGAGTCTCTTAATCATCCTCTCGATCAGATCTCTCGTAATGAAATGGAAGCGATTATTTCTATTCAGGATGACCCACAAGTCTGTGCTACAGCTCTCAGTCATCCACCTATTCAGTTTGTCCAGAGGGAGCCGGTTTTGCATGATCAAGCAGCTCAGTACGCGCCACCATGGAGGAACCACCAACAAAATCGTCACCAGCAGGGTAGACAGAGGCGTAGAAGGCCAAAAAGAGTGTATGATGCCATTCCCATGACTCATGATGAGCTATTATCTGAATTTCTCAAACTTTCCTTGGTGGAACCAAAGCAGTTGGATCCTGTTTCTTTCCCGTATCCTGAGGGATTTGACCCTAATGTCAGTTGTGGCTACCATGCCGGGGCACCTGGTCATTTGACTGAAGATTGTCAGCCATtcagagacaaggttcaagacctaattgatgcaaaggctattgCATTCACACCTGAGAGCCAtaattga